From a single Hemibagrus wyckioides isolate EC202008001 linkage group LG27, SWU_Hwy_1.0, whole genome shotgun sequence genomic region:
- the mcrip2 gene encoding MAPK regulated corepressor interacting protein 2 isoform X2, which produces MMYTITRGPSKLVTQRRTGPTQQQIDSKATDLKHKRSHWLESNSPAPKIVFQRLNTKRFLRSTSPKEEDTAEGFTPAHEENVRFVYEDFVPIDLEEWWAQRFLATIANPS; this is translated from the exons ATGATGTACACAATTACCCGAGGCCCGAGCAAACTAGTTACACAACGTAGAACAG gTCCCACACAGCAGCAGATCGACAGTAAAGCCACTGACTTGAAGCACAAACGGAGCCACTGGCTCGAGTCCAA ctcgcCTGCCCCGAAAATTGTATTTCAGCGCCTGAACACGAAGCGCTTTCTCAGGTCCACCTCACCCAAGGAGGAAGACACGGCTGAAGGCTTCACACCAGCACACGAGGAGAACGTGCGATTCGTCTACGAAG aCTTTGTGCCTATCGATCTGGAGGAGTGGTGGGCGCAGCGCTTCCTGGCCACCATCGCAAACCCGTCGTGA
- the mcrip2 gene encoding MAPK regulated corepressor interacting protein 2 isoform X1, giving the protein MMYTITRGPSKLVTQRRTGPTQQQIDSKATDLKHKRSHWLESNSPAPKIVFQRLNTKRFLRSTSPKEEDTAEGFTPAHEENVRFVYEAWQEVEQKLGEGAQPENGKGPVQYAERNPNPSMKNFVPIDLEEWWAQRFLATIANPS; this is encoded by the exons ATGATGTACACAATTACCCGAGGCCCGAGCAAACTAGTTACACAACGTAGAACAG gTCCCACACAGCAGCAGATCGACAGTAAAGCCACTGACTTGAAGCACAAACGGAGCCACTGGCTCGAGTCCAA ctcgcCTGCCCCGAAAATTGTATTTCAGCGCCTGAACACGAAGCGCTTTCTCAGGTCCACCTCACCCAAGGAGGAAGACACGGCTGAAGGCTTCACACCAGCACACGAGGAGAACGTGCGATTCGTCTACGAAG CATGGCAGGAGGTAGAGCAGAAACTTGGTGAAGGAGCTCAGCCAGAGAACGGGAAAGGCCCAGTGCAGTACGCAGAGAGGAATCCAAACCCCAGCATGAAGA aCTTTGTGCCTATCGATCTGGAGGAGTGGTGGGCGCAGCGCTTCCTGGCCACCATCGCAAACCCGTCGTGA
- the slx4 gene encoding structure-specific endonuclease subunit SLX4, with protein MDDSDQDFSFLCSRLLKRVRRKGGESGDEKKIVVKDEGEDGDSGSRIQSRSKAPCKRKREKKGGLQSKMTDRIRAEGPGNGGSEAAVVGGGEQKEQKIRAKEKVLSRMQRFKRATPPRLVHTEEQASAESAAEPAENPSLPAQGPTEKQESDNVLAQRLQQQLDREAESQAVVDVEDRGLFFCQLCYKDLSAMSHQLRTQHINRCLDEHESSTSRIPAPPRPRIPECPICGKGFKSEKTRSTHLKRCSASMGVSPAELLKALHRQAAERENGQQAGGSSDTSDSSVPVRKRPRKKAPRMDEDTMMALALSRSLLEQEKERERDREEERRIQAQLASATSGAAPVVQGRAGAGKSRVKRRKGDPAAPPPLLLVQDPQAAQNRIQERVSSLLLLPRPPTPPTPTLIPSALSTHTLLWLKSALPGGGPTSLSDFYSAELRAFIQPEIGAEENKSPPSEATPVKQRPATASASTTAPEHLLDASAAHRPSTPSLGTPGTQALTDLVDLAEEGMTLTQYKSTDTEPSLSGFVPEPSETQRPPINSTSVSRLCSDLGSMVNNPQLSDVQLQVDSGDVYFAHSFMLYTRCPLLANMVHDAGFGVQEEGFPQAQRVLLNDVSGKAVYALLQFLYTAVCHLTHTLLPDVLQLASRFGLSELQQQCEQYLAEDPGEQEPDESAPEPQQSLVDTQFLELLRSMWEHEDGDGKEVGEATRGAQGEDEEGSGDGETKDDIVDEDELNEIYKFAATQRKRGAERELSTESGNEEEEADEGVNDNCSEAERRDEGKQNVEMEDVHRSAEVDLKPGSDRNVRRSRGPDTSLDRSYNHLFSESWGQYVEPSRTQIQHLDRKNTPMSRRTSSVNEVIDLSISPPPDSGEPARLQFPITGMSPGESPDQSEAVKQTSESLKGHCTSQLTSEPVSKSPSTSSLSKTQLEVTTSLPSSTKPKLSSPAPSRSQPELIVLSDSSDDMEPDLPDEAPALCHAPRPPTSSPSRLSLRYTQIKAKEATQVELSPKRSPKPSSSVRPETSRSDQVGSEDVLDGSAEVSWLIPATPEPSTRTSTTQTSSSMRRTRLFPRSQSSSSSSSSYSSTISDNPKTISCSNSLKEPHREHFQQFPAFQKLTSHSSLSKTSHSDPVNRTYPNSTSIPCSSTPLHSDPHLQRLDSLGSPLLRDSKLRTQRRASQEGRLGSLHPSPSENSLSPQRSSRSDKESSKSPASSQNSDNPGDQETSTEKKEPSVEEEFSFVFDEPPIAFNDSWGLGGAVAEQGPRFSLRLESSGDQTSPAEQSAQGETASMHAFSPPGQGAQGNLPDPGAPPDHSLPDAAMWDSWKEEEVEALPLSQRVGAVALAKRVSELRTPVACKKKMNQAPLVPITPMPSFSDMDTPELKNKLNRYGVRPLPKKQMVLKLKEIHQYTHQLMSSGSEEETSPRNRPRAAPAAFKQPTAPPPVSPRKLLFGQEEEEDALPASQESNTSSTAESERSNPEVCDSDDDGSDSEGITASQAAVREKDKLQAVRSFILSDPVLYGRVLQYQPLVLCELKAGLRTAGVRLGTAKLLDFLDSQCITFTTAKQGHPAPSRRRARGGGRGRKRLAKAVE; from the exons ATGGACGACTCGGACCAGGACTTCTCCTTCCTCTGCTCCCGACTGCTGAAGAGAGTGCGGCGGAAAGGTGGAGAGTCTGGAGATGAGAAGAAAATCGTGGTGAAGGATGAAGGAGAGGACGGAGACTCGGGATCTCGGATCCAGAGCAGGAGCAAAGCGCCGTGTAAAAGGAAAAGGGAGAAGAAGGGAGGACTTCAGAGTAAAATGACAGACAGGATCCGTGCTGAGGGACCTGGGAATGGTGGATCAGAGGCAGCTGTAGTGGGAGGAGGGGAGCAAAAG GAGCAGAAGATACGGGCGAAGGAAAAGGTGCTCAGCAGGATGCAGCGGTTTAAGAGGGCGACCCCGCCTCGTCTCGTGCACACGGAGGAACAGGCTAGTGCGGAATCTGCCGCAGAGCCTGCCGAGAACCCATCGCTTCCAGCGCAAG gcccAACTGAGAAACAGGAGAGCGATAATGTCTTGGCTCAgagattacagcagcagttagACCGTGAGGCTGAGAGCCAGGCTGTGGTGGACGTGGAGGACAGAGGCCTGTTCTTCTGTCAGCTCTGTTACAAAGACCTTTCAGCTATGAGCCATCAGCTGCGCACTCAGCACATCAACCG GTGTCTTGATGAGCATGAGAGCAGCACCTCACGCATTCCCGCACCTCCTCGTCCACGCATACCCGAGTGCCCTATTTGTGGGAAGGGCTTTAAGTCTGAAAAGACCCGCTCCACACACTTAAAGCGCTGCTCGGCGAGCATGGGCGTGTCTCCGGCTGAGCTGCTGAAGGCCCTGCATAGACAAGCAGCTGAACGGGAGAACGG GCAGCAGGCAGGAGGCAGCAGCGACACTTCAGATTCCAGCGTGCCTGTGAGGAAGAGACCCAGAAAAAAAGCACCGCGCATGGATGAAGACACCATGATGGCTCTGGCCCTGTCTCGCTCTCTGCTGGAGCAGGAgaaggagcgagagagagacagagaggaggagagacgCATCCAGGCACAGCTGGCGAGCGCTACGTCAGGGGCAGCTCCTGTGGTGCAGGGAAGAGCCGGAGCAG GTAAGAGTCGAGTAAAGAGGAGGAAAGGAGACCCGGCTGctcctcctcccctcctccTGGTCCAGGACCCGCAGGCTGCTCAGAACCGGATCCAGGAGAGagtctcctcactgctcctcctCCCTAGACCTCCCACTCCTCCCACCCCCACCCTGATTCCTTCtgcactctccacacacacacttctctggcTCAAAAGTGCTCTGCCTGGAGGAGGACCGACTTCGCTTTCTGATTTTTATAGTGCAGAGCTCAGAGCATTCATACAGCCTGAGATCGGAGCAGAG GAAAACAAATCTCCGCCTTCAGAGGCAACACCAGTAAAACAGCGTCCTGCGACAGCCTCAGCATCCACCACGGCTCCAGAACATCTCCTAGATGCTTCCGCTGCTCATCGCCCCTCCACCCCGAGTCTGGGCACACCCGGGACACAGGCTCTGACCGACCTGGTGGATCTGGCTGAGGAAGGCATGACGCTCACACAGTACAAATCCACCG ACACCGAACCTTCTCTCAGTGGATTTGTTCCCGAACCTTCAGAGACCCAGAGACCTCCCATAAACTCG ACCAGTGTATCGAGGCTGTGTTCTGATCTGGGCAGCATGGTGAACAACCCTCAGCTCAGTGATGTGCAGCTGCAGGTGGACAGCGGCGACGTCTACTTCGCTCACTCCTTCATGCTCTACACACgctgccctctgctggccaACATG GTCCATGATGCAGGATTTGGAGTCCAGGAGGAAGGCTTTCCTCAGGCTCAGAGAGTTTTGTTGAACGATGTATCCGGTAAGGCGGTGTATGCTCTGCTGCAGTTCCTCTACACTGCTGTTTGCcacctgacacacaccctgctTCCGGATGTACTGCAGCTAGCCAGCAG GTTTGGTCTATCTGAGCTGCAGCAGCAGTGTGAACAGTATCTAGCGGAGGACCCAGGAGAACAGGAACCGGACGAGTCCGCACCTGAACCCCAGCAGAGTCTAGTCGATACACAGTTCCTGGAGCTCCTGCGCTCCATGTGGGAACACGAGGACGGTGACGGAAAGGAAGTCGGGGAAGCCACGAGAGGGGCACAAGGGGAGGACGAAGAAGGCAGCGGGGACGGAGAGACGAAAGACGATATCGTCGATGAGGATGAGCTGAACGAGATTTACAAGTTCGCAGCAACACAGAGGAAACGGGGTGCTGAGAGAGAGCTGAGCACAGAGAGTGGcaatgaagaggaagaggctGATGAGGGAGTGAATGACAACTGCTCCGAGGCAGAACGGAGGGATGAAGGAAAGCAAAACGTTGAAATGGAAGATGTGCACCGTAGTGCTGAGGTTGATTTGAAACCTGGGTCTGACAGAAATGTACGCCGGAGCAGAGGTCCGGACACCAGTTTGGACCGGAGCTACAACCATCTGTTCTCCGAGTCATGGGGACAGTACGTAGAACCGTCTCGGACGCAAATTCAGCATTTAGACAGGAAGAACACGCCCATGTCACGGCGCACATCTTCAGTCAACGAAGTGATTGATCTGTCCATTAGTCCCCCACCGGATTCTGGAGAACCAGCCAGGTTGCAGTTTCCTATAACTGGCATGTCTCCAGGAGAGAGTCCAGACCAGAGTGAAGCAGTTAAACAGACTTCAGAGAGTCTGAAAGGTCACTGCACCTCACAGCTCACATCAGAACCCGTGTCTAAATCTCCCTCCACTTCATCTCTTAGTAAAACCCAGCTTGAGGTAACGACTTCACTACCCAGTAGCACCAAACCCAAACTTTCCTCTCCTGCGCCCAGTCGCAGCCAGCCTGAGCTCATCGTCCTTTCCGACTCCAGCGATGATATGGAACCTGACCTTCCTGATGAAGCTCCTGCTCTTTGTCACGCTCCCAGACCACCAACTTCATCTCCATCACGACTCAGTCTGCGCTACACTCAGATTAAAGCCAAAGAAGCCACACAGGTCGAACTGTCTCCTAAAAGATCACCCAAACCTTCCAGTTCTGTGCGTCCAGAGACTTCCAGATCGGACCAGGTAGGCAGTGAGGATGTACTGGACGGCTCTGCTGAGGTTTCATGGTTAATCCCGGCAACTCCGGAACCCTCAACCCGCACCAGCACAACGCAGACCTCCAGCAGCATGCGCCGCACTCGCCTCTTCCCCAGGTCTcaatcttcatcctcatcctcctcttcctacTCCTCTACCATTTCTGACAACCCCAAAACTATATCATGCTCAAACTCCCTCAAAGAACCTCACAGAGAACATTTCCAACAATTTCCTGCTTTCCAGAAGCTAACATCCCATTCCAGCTTATCCAAGACTTCACACAGTGACCCTGTAAATCGAACATATCCTAATTCCACGTCCATACCCTGTAGCAGCACTCCTCTCCACTCAGACCCTCATCTACAGCGTCTTGACTCTCTTGGATCTCCTTTACTGAGAGACAGCAAACTGAGAACCCAGAGAAGAGCGAGTCAAGAAGGGAGACTTGGATCCCTTCATCCTAGCCCATCGGAGAACTCGCTGTCCCCACAACGAAGCTCTCGGTCAGATAAGGAATCGAGCAAAAGTCCTGCCTCGTCCCAGAACTCTGATAACCCTGGAGATCAGGAGACCAGCACGGAAAAAAAGGAACCTTCAGTAGAGGAAGAGTTCTCTTTTGTCTTTGATGAGCCGCCAATTGCCTTCAATGACTCGTGGGGTCTGGGTGGAGCGGTTGCCGAGCAAGGGCCACGCTTCAGTCTGAGGCTGGAGAGCAGCGGAGACCAAACTAGTCCTGCAGAACAAAGCGCACAGGGTGAGACAGCTTCCATGCACGCCTTCTCTCCTCCTGGACAAGGAGCTCAGGGCAACCTGCCAGATCCTGGAGCTCCACCTGACCACAGCTTGCCAGATGCAGCCATGTGGGACAGCTGGAaggaagaggaagtggaagctcttcctctctctcagaGAGTAGGTGCAGTGGCTCTGGCCAAGAGAGTGTCCGAGTTAAGAACGCCAG tggcTTGCAAGAAGAAGATGAATCAAGCTCCACTGGTGCCCATCACGCCAATGCCGAGCTTCTCAGATATGGATACACCTGAGCTTAAGAACAAACTCAACAG GTACGGCGTCCGCCCCCTTCCTAAGAAGCAGATGGTCCTGAAGCTGAAGGAGATCCACCAGTACACCCACCAGCTGATGAGCTCCGGCTCTGAGGAGGAGACGTCTCCGAGAAACCGCCCCAGAGCCGCTCCAGCTGCCTTCAAACAGCCCACAGCACCCCCTCCTGTCTCGCCCAGGAAACTGCTATTTggacaggaggaggaagaggatgcgTTACCTGCGTCTCAGGAGTCCAACACCTCCTCTACGGCCGAGTCAGAAAG ATCCAACCCGGAGGTGTGCGACTCTGACGACGACGGATCCGACAGCGAGGGCATCACGGCGTCTCAGGCGGCCGTACGTGAGAAGGACAAACTCCAGGCTGTGCGCTCTTTCATCCTGTCTGACCCGGTGCTCTACGGTCGTGTGCTGCAGTACCAGCCCCTCGTTCTGTGCGAGCTGAAGGCAGGGCTCCGGACGGCGGGTGTCAGGTTGGGCACCGCCaaactgctggacttcctggaCTCTCAGTGCATTACTTTCACAACGGCAAAGCAAGGCCATCCAGCACCTTCACGCAGGAGAGCTCGTGGGGGAGGTAGAGGGAGGAAAAGACTAGCAAAGGCAGTTGAATAA